From Toxorhynchites rutilus septentrionalis strain SRP chromosome 2, ASM2978413v1, whole genome shotgun sequence, a single genomic window includes:
- the LOC129767664 gene encoding calpain-7-like, with protein sequence MSSESECRSILSRALDADEAGQKELAIELYGKAVETILRIEDRDRREKLNKFAKQALERAEELKGIKYVPPVELKVPQASITSHPVRSGNAVIASPIHSPRLEVSGCRNAYTSEEKKVLEHTSHINSKVYVPFMDIDLMEKFIFPIPFTDKDGSLELAPKQKRDFVQWARLGDLSEHPQMIAGEHADFYSIRQTVVSDCSFVASLAVASLYEKKFKRKILTSIIYPRNSRDEPVCNPSGKYSIRMHVNGIPRKVVIDDYLPLGRYNQLLCSYSSNKHEFWVSLLEKAYMKLMGGYDFPGSNSNIDLHALTGWIPERASIRTKESDFNPDAVFNRLKEGLAAGRCLITVATGELSDAEAERTGLVSTHAYAVLDMREINGVKLLQLKNPWSHLRWRGNYSDLDMTHWTADLQQQLDYDPKLAANFDNGVFWIDYHSILNFFDVFYLNWDPALFQYTYCIHQSWSAGVGPTKDAYNVGDNPQYSLTVPAGKGSVWILLTRHITMIEDFRENREYITVLVYKNNGKRVYYPSDPPPYIDGVRINSPHYLCKIRLDPTSQRKYTLVISQYEKTATIYYSLRAYCRDKFELKKIDSHFQTVENINGEWKGRTAGGCPNHPLTYRNNPLYRLHVGPKDTSQLIVELRGPKVYQVGLELTVASLEDPEVTAPFISQTTGSFRSGFCVLDLEGIPAGVYQLRPSTYLPEQESPFFLKVKSTTNVIIEQLN encoded by the exons atgtCCTCTGAATCCGAATGCCGATCGATTTTGTCCCGCGCGCTGGATGCCGACGAGGCGGGTCAGAAAGAGCTTGCCATCGAACTGTACGGGAAAGCTGTGGAAACTATTCTTCGAATCGAAGACCGGGATAGGCGGGAAAagttgaacaaatttgctaaaCAAGCGCTGGAGCGAGCTGAGGAGCTGAAGGGTATCAAGTATGTTCCACCGGTGGAATTGAAGGTACCTCAGGCATCAATCACATCGCACCCGGTTCGCAGTGGAAATGCTGTCATAG CAAGTCCTATTCACAGTCCAAGACTCGAAGTAAGTGGATGTCGCAATGCGTACACCAGCGAGGAGAAGAAAGTCCTCGAACACACGTCCCACATAAATTCAAAGGTTTATGTGCCTTTCATGGATATCGATCTGATGGAGAAGTTTATCTTTCCGATTCCATTTACCGACAAGGATGGTTCGCTGGAGCTAGCTCCCAAGCAGAAACGAGACTTTGTGCAGTGGGCTCGACTTGGGGACCTCAGTGAGCATCCTCAGATGATTGCGGGAGAACATGCGGATTTCTATAGCATCCGCCAGACGGTGGTTTCGGACTGCAGTTTTGTGGCCTCGCTCGCAGTGGCATCACTTTACGAGAAAAAGTTTAAGCGCAAAATTCTTACCTCGATTATTTATCCAAGAAATAGCAGGGATGAGCCAGTCTGCAATCCGAGTGGGAAGTACTCGATTAGAATGCATGTCAATGGTATCCCGCGGAAGGTTGTGATCGATGACTATCTGCCGTTGGGGAGATACAATCAGCTGCTGTGCTCGTATTCGAGTAATAAACACGAATTTTGGGTTTCTCTGCTAGAGAAGGCTTACATGAAGCTTATGGGAGGATATGATTTTCCTGGTTCCAACAGT AACATTGATTTGCATGCGTTGACCGGTTGGATTCCCGAGCGTGCCTCAATCCGCACAAAAGAATccgattttaatcccgatgcggTGTTCAATCGCCTCAAGGAAGGTCTCGCGGCTGGTCGATGTCTGATCACGGTTGCCACCGGAGAACTATCGGATGCCGAGGCGGAGCGAACAGGACTGGTATCCACTCATGCATATGCCGTGTTGGATATGCGAGAAATCAACGGCGTCAAACTGTTACAGTTGAAAAATCCGTGGTCCCATTTGAGATGGCGTGGTAATTATTCGGATCTGGATATGACTCATTGGACGGCCGATTTGCAACAACAGTTAGACTACGATCCGAAGCTGGCGGCTAACTTCGATAACGGCGTCTTTTGGATTGACTATCATTCGATTCTTAACTTCTTCGACGTTTTCTATTTAAACTGGGACCCGGCGCTGTTCCAGTACACTTACTGCATCCATCAGTCCTGGAGTGCGGGAGTGGGCCCTACGAAAGATGCTTATAATGTGGGAGACAATCCACAGTACAGTTTAACCGTTCCAGCCGGGAAAGGCTCAGTGTGGATTTTGTTGACGAGACATATCACAATGATTGAAGACTTCAGGGAAAATAGGGAGTACATAACGGTGTTGGTGTACAAAAACAATGGAAAACGGGTTTACTATCCAT CGGATCCTCCGCCTTACATCGACGGTGTGCGGATCAACAGTCCACACTATTTGTGCAAGATTCGGCTGGACCCCACTTCACAAAGGAAATATACGCTTGTGATATCGCAGTACGAAAAAACTGCGACCATTTACTATTCACTTCGGGCCTACTGTCGTGATAAATTCGAGCTGAAAAAGATCGATAGTCATTTCCAGACTgtggaaaat ATCAACGGCGAGTGGAAGGGACGAACGGCCGGAGGCTGCCCGAATCATCCCCTCACATATAGGAACAATCCACTGTACAGACTCCACGTCGGTCCGAAAGACACCAGCCAGTTGATCGTCGAGCTGCGTGGCCCCAAGGTGTACCAGGTCGGTTTGGAGTTGACCGTTGCCTCTCTGGAGGATCCCGAAGTGACCGCTCCGTTCATATCGCAGACCACGGGTAGCTTTCGGTCAGGCTTCTGCGTTTTGGATCTGGAAGGCATTCCGGCTGGAGTGTACCAATTGCGTCCGTCCACGTATCTGCCCGAACAGGAATCACCGTTCTTTCTTAAGGTTAAGTCCACAACGAATGTGATCATCGAGCAGTTGAACTAG